The genomic window AAGATCATTATTCCCAATATTCATCAATTGGATCTCATCTGAAATACTTAAGTTTTCCTTGTATACTACCTCATCAAAGTCGACATCATTTAGTACAGATAATTCCGGTGATCCTGTTACGTTTACTTTTACAGGTACCTCAATCAATGGTTTGATATCGCTATTTGTACGTACTCTTAGCGTATCAAAATACGTCCCATTATAGTTATATCTCGATGTATTGACCGATAGTACATAATTGTCTTTTGCATTTGCACTTGCTTTATGATGTACAGGAGGAACGATAGCAATCGAAGAACGATTTGTAAGGTACGATTGATTCACAATAAGTACACTTTCGTCTTCTAAAGTGTATTTCTCATCTGGACTTTCTAAACCATATTTTAGCAATCCGCCCCATGTATCCAGCTTTTTGTAGTGGAAATAAATACGACCGTCTTTCACGATTTCCAAACCAAAACTTAATATACCTGGACTAGATGTAGCGTCTTTACCTATAAAGTTGTTCCACTGTACCAACATACGGTCGTCTGTTACTTTATAGTAGATACTATCTGTTCCCGAATACTTTAAGTAAGACCAGAAAGGAGCAAGAATACCACTCACACCATCCTCTTTTTCAAAACGTTGGTAAAGGAAATCTTCTTCCATTGGAAGCACTGAAGCCATACCGTGAATAGATACCCAAATACTATCGTATTCACCACCATAGAAAGGAAAATCAAATGGTAAACCGATGGCCATAGGCTTATTATCTTCTACAGGAAGTACGTTTTCACCTTTGATATTCTCCCAACGATAGAAGTTATTTTCTTCGTTGCTCGTATGCCAAGTATATCCGTAATCGTCTTTCATAAAACCGAAAGTGGTGCTATCGAACACATCATTTATCGACTCATTTCGAAGTGAAGTAAACAAACCTTCTTGAATGACATATTCGAAGTCGACTCCATTACTTTCATTCTGAATATAGACATCTACATTTTCTACCTCTCCGATAGTGGCATCTACTACTATTTCTGATGGGAAGTTATGCGAATAGTCAGCATCAAAAATACCTTCTCCGATAATGGTTGATCGAGTGATATTTCCATCACTAAAAGTAACAGTAGCCACTGCTTCCTCCTTACTATTTGATGTTGGCGTATAGATTATTGGCAATGGGAAATTCGATTGTCCTTTGATTTCAGTCCCAATCAACTCATTATCAAAAGAGAACACATCGTTGTTGATAGCTATAGAAGAAATCGTTACAGCTGCTGATCCAGTATTTTCTATATGAATAAAATTCTTTTCGAATAAACCGATTTTTACATCAGCAAAAAGAACAGAATCGACTGCACTCATTTCAGGCTCACCGTGTACATTTACTGTAAATGGAACGGTTGTCAATCCTTCAACTGTATTTGATGAAACCACAATAGAGTTTTGGTATGTCCCGTTAATTTGCTGGTTGAATTCGGGGTCTAAAGTCACCTTTAAATCGACACTATTTCCCGGAGCAACAACTCCTTTGTAAGGTTCCACATCAAATACCATGTTGATATCTTGAGATGGCTCAAAAGCGACCGTTGTACCGTTTTTCAACAACAAAGCATCGTCGTCGAAATCTTTGTACATCAATGTATCTTCAGTGGTAAAACCAAGCGTGTAAACTCTATATCTTGTTTCAGGATCGATGTTTTCAACATTCACATAGTTGTATTCGATCAATCCATTTCTGTAGAATACAATCTGATACTCCAATTCCGCATTTCTAATATTGAATTTAGAATTCTCATAGATAATGTGATTGGTCTTCATTGAAACCACAAACTTGTCACCATAGGCATGGTATTTCATCTCGATGGCACGTTGGAAACCGTCTTCGAAATCGATCGGACTACAAGCTATATAATTGTACAGAAAAATACGTGCATTATACGTGATATCGAACTTGCTTAACTTCTCATTGAAGAAAGGAAATTCCATACCGAAGTCATATGTTGCAAAGGTTACTTCAGGATCGATATCTTTACCAATTTGTTGAAGTTCATCCCAAAGCTTACCATCAAAAGGTGCGGATTTAATGGAATAACTTAACGCTTCTGGCAATACACCACCTTTTAAAGCTAACTGACTATAAGGCGTTAAATCGTATTCCAAATCGGCTTGTGAACCGGTATTTTCTAACGTTAATGTCACCTCTTTTGTGGTGCCATAATCAATATCTATATCCGTATCTTCCAATGTTACATTTAGTGTTGGTGGTACGACACTCATTACTGTTAATGGAACATTGATTTTTCCTGCATCCGTATCTAGAATTAATGTTTTTCTATGGATTCCATCAGATGATATGGTGAAAGGAAAACTGAATTCTTGAGTTGATTTTGCTTCTACAGTGATTGGATCTTCTAACGTCACCGCCTGTCCATCGATCTCATATCCGTTAATCAGCAAATCGCCCAATCCTGTATTCTCTAAGATTATTTGATGTTCCTTTTCGACATTCGTAAAACATTCTAGTTCGTACTGTTTCTCTAAATCAATAGCAGCAGAATGTCCGGTGACATTAACCTCCACCTCAATATTTACAATAGGTTTATGGATGTCGTTGGTTAAGATACCCAAAGAAGCCAAGTGTTTACCATTGGTTAAAGATTGTGCGTCTACAGTGGCAGTTACGGAAGAAGTTTCCCCCGATTCAATTTTACCTGAAGTTGGATCGATAAATACGAAAGAACCGTTGCTACCTGTACTCAATACTCTTAGTAAAGGGATCGTACTTCTAGCAGAAAGTACCAACGACGATTCGTAAGTTCTACCATTGTCTCTAGAAACTATAAAGTTATCGACTTCTGAAGGAATAAATCCAAACTGTAATAATAGTGGTCTTTCGATTTCTTTAGGAAAATGAATGACTGCCCAAAATGTCTCGTTTTCATCAAAAAATTGCGGTTGATAAAGAGGCATTCTGTAGTATTTCATCACATCCACCGTATCAGGATAATACTCTTGAGTGTAGACTACTTCAGACTCCAACAAGTTTCTATATCCGCCTTTTCTGATTTCGATAAAGAACGGTTTATCACTTACCGTTGGAATCATCCCTAATTCAATATGCGTTAAATTGAATTCATAATCGTAAGGAATATGGAAACGTGTTGCGAAAATTAGACCTGCATTTGGATTACCAGAACCTGCAATGATACTTGGACCTTCGTACAATTCATACGACATACCCGATACGTATTCTGTGACATCATTTTTCCAATGCTCGTTCGAATGAAGCACCGCTTCTGACACTTCCGTCACTTCCATAGAAGTCGGGATTTCCATTGTACGACCAGCAGAATTAAGATTTACTTCATTATTGAAATTCAATGGCATGCTTAACACCTCATTCACTTCTTCTTGAGCAACTGAAGCCGTTTGTGTTTCTATACCATATTCTTCATGATAATTGTGCTCGTTGGTCACCATCGCTGCCCAATACACTGCTCCATCTCCGATATTAGAAAACTCTAGTGGAGCCTCTACAGTAGTTTGATCTTCTACATCAATAAACACAGAAATCTGATTTGTATTCGACATGAAATGAGGTTCATCTACCGTCGTCAGCTTCAGAATATTTGATATTTCCGAGAGATTTGAAAACTGATCGACAGATTTCACCGCGAACCAATAATCTGATTTCTTCAATAACTGATTGAAACGCACTCTGAACGTATCTCCCTCAGCCATATTATTTTCGATTCCAAAAATTAACTGATTATTGAAATTCTCCTCTGTAATTTCTTCTGTCGAAAATGCTAAATAGAACACGCCAGGACCGTTACTATCTTCGTCTTCAGGAACTGTCCATTCTAAAGTTACTTCATTATGAAGAATTTCAGCTGCCGTTAAATCATCAATTGCGTTGGGTGGAATACGGTTGTCGTCTACCAAAGCATTGGCCGCATTCAATACTCCTCGACCAAACTTGTCGTTGTGTTGGAAAGTGAAAGGAACCACTGAATTCAATAAAATTCTTTTTAGATCATCCGCAGTAAAATCATCACCACCAAATTTAGAAATCACCAATGCAGCCACACCACTTACATGTGGACAAGCCATTGATGTTCCTTCCATATAGCCGTAGTTGTTATTGGTTAGGGTACTCAAAATACCTCCTTCTTGATCGAAATTAAGCATATCTCCACCGGGAGCAGCAATATCGATCCAATCGCCTGAAGTGGTGTAATACGACGGTAAACCTGATGGACCTAAGGCAGAAACTGCCACTACTTCATCAAATGCTCCGGGATATTTATTTTGCATTTCAGTACCTGTGTTACCTGCTGCAAAGAATAAAATACCACCTTTCATG from Flammeovirga yaeyamensis includes these protein-coding regions:
- a CDS encoding S8 family serine peptidase; the encoded protein is MKKLLILLFLSIGFAFSTFGQQNQPSGDDIVSGKIRVKFTKDAINTSSNLRLSSSGNQVGIAHVDDVNQQAGIYSIRRVFPFSTKHEAKHREYGLHLWYEIDFDTLIDPYVMIENYKGLSEVDIVKPVYTKVNIDNGSQPVLFKQNAFKATNTQEEEFKFDDPLLTDQWHYINHRQIGGEYHMDINLEEGWEVTSGSSNIIVAIVDQGVDPYHEDLVGNMWVNEAEMNGTPGEDSDGNGYVDDVYGYNFIVPGPITPGDHGTHVAGTVGAVNNNGVGVAGVAGGDGSGNGVKLMSCQVFDYRERNGNNFAEAIVYGADNGAVISQNSWGYNVDNYYEPEVLEAIRYFVAEAGQYEGSPMKGGILFFAAGNTGTEMQNKYPGAFDEVVAVSALGPSGLPSYYTTSGDWIDIAAPGGDMLNFDQEGGILSTLTNNNYGYMEGTSMACPHVSGVAALVISKFGGDDFTADDLKRILLNSVVPFTFQHNDKFGRGVLNAANALVDDNRIPPNAIDDLTAAEILHNEVTLEWTVPEDEDSNGPGVFYLAFSTEEITEENFNNQLIFGIENNMAEGDTFRVRFNQLLKKSDYWFAVKSVDQFSNLSEISNILKLTTVDEPHFMSNTNQISVFIDVEDQTTVEAPLEFSNIGDGAVYWAAMVTNEHNYHEEYGIETQTASVAQEEVNEVLSMPLNFNNEVNLNSAGRTMEIPTSMEVTEVSEAVLHSNEHWKNDVTEYVSGMSYELYEGPSIIAGSGNPNAGLIFATRFHIPYDYEFNLTHIELGMIPTVSDKPFFIEIRKGGYRNLLESEVVYTQEYYPDTVDVMKYYRMPLYQPQFFDENETFWAVIHFPKEIERPLLLQFGFIPSEVDNFIVSRDNGRTYESSLVLSARSTIPLLRVLSTGSNGSFVFIDPTSGKIESGETSSVTATVDAQSLTNGKHLASLGILTNDIHKPIVNIEVEVNVTGHSAAIDLEKQYELECFTNVEKEHQIILENTGLGDLLINGYEIDGQAVTLEDPITVEAKSTQEFSFPFTISSDGIHRKTLILDTDAGKINVPLTVMSVVPPTLNVTLEDTDIDIDYGTTKEVTLTLENTGSQADLEYDLTPYSQLALKGGVLPEALSYSIKSAPFDGKLWDELQQIGKDIDPEVTFATYDFGMEFPFFNEKLSKFDITYNARIFLYNYIACSPIDFEDGFQRAIEMKYHAYGDKFVVSMKTNHIIYENSKFNIRNAELEYQIVFYRNGLIEYNYVNVENIDPETRYRVYTLGFTTEDTLMYKDFDDDALLLKNGTTVAFEPSQDINMVFDVEPYKGVVAPGNSVDLKVTLDPEFNQQINGTYQNSIVVSSNTVEGLTTVPFTVNVHGEPEMSAVDSVLFADVKIGLFEKNFIHIENTGSAAVTISSIAINNDVFSFDNELIGTEIKGQSNFPLPIIYTPTSNSKEEAVATVTFSDGNITRSTIIGEGIFDADYSHNFPSEIVVDATIGEVENVDVYIQNESNGVDFEYVIQEGLFTSLRNESINDVFDSTTFGFMKDDYGYTWHTSNEENNFYRWENIKGENVLPVEDNKPMAIGLPFDFPFYGGEYDSIWVSIHGMASVLPMEEDFLYQRFEKEDGVSGILAPFWSYLKYSGTDSIYYKVTDDRMLVQWNNFIGKDATSSPGILSFGLEIVKDGRIYFHYKKLDTWGGLLKYGLESPDEKYTLEDESVLIVNQSYLTNRSSIAIVPPVHHKASANAKDNYVLSVNTSRYNYNGTYFDTLRVRTNSDIKPLIEVPVKVNVTGSPELSVLNDVDFDEVVYKENLSISDEIQLMNIGNNDLEVTKITRTNLEAANFFDEDGNQMIMNSSGTLLSPIVIQPWEVVNIKFVLPVSEKSDVNGQLNFINTTGEASSNITAKLVDSPVFVWDATDQEYTMRSTDTLDYKFSIENNGESKLKYSIIPAVLPEIDPTVIPGAIEEIGEITRTNGVVVDSLALDRSEEADGVFTPFVVGAKLGFANRFVAPSGGFDVTHVKVYSYIQSINEYVRIMIHQGGDLPQEGQLLLDQRFKITEKIDEDWMYFKLDQPFHIPEGETFFIGVALPVAPKYMGFNSTEDRAILDNCYSGVYGGEAVDGKYNWWQAHGYEKFAWKIRPLTASGENNWLSLDQKENVLLQGGQSEVTATVNASGAKPGENVASIIVLTNDAAKEKDIVKLKVNVNGRPEFLHTPNSYQDTLRVSEDGEYTFNYLFEDPEGDAMSIQVDSNDIQNIVYHFQQDGAQTASLKVIADYESEGLYHLPISVTDEFGNTTVDTTLIEVTHKNRSPMLNMDYAIIRVNLADTVQAITISPDDLFNDPDDDELLIYAGNYTPDIVDLSLGQTFININPIQEGVGQLVFAADDGKENGFVAYLIYVEIIDDPSAVMNSTDKNGQPMHLDFGTFDHSVVYPNPVTDGKAVVAYKVDENTGVEMELVDINGQTIFRKTYDQQEAGLYSELLPLKELSSGMYILKLNVDKQFVETHKIIIK